The DNA sequence TTACGGCGACAAGCGGCACAGCCCCGCCGAGGTGGCCGAGAACATCTCGCCCGACGGGGGGTTGAAGGTGGTCATCTCCGCGCCACTCATGCACGGGGCGGGCCTGTTCACACTGCTGACCTTCGTCAATCTGGGCGGCCACCTCATCATGTTCCGGGAGTTCGACGCCGCGGAGATCGTCCGGGCCACGGCGGAGCACAAGGCCCACATCCTCATGTTCGTGGGCGACGGCATGGCGGTGCCGCTGACGGACGAGCTGGTCAAGGCCACCGAGACCATGGACTTCAGCACGCTGTTCATGATGGCCTCCGGCGGCGGCATCTGGTCCAAGTCCAGTCGCGAGCGGGTGCTCGAGGTGCTGCCCAACATCATCATCCGCGACAACTTCGGTGCCTCCGAGGCCGGTAACGACGGCGAGCTGGGGATGAACGAATCCGGTGAGATGACCATCCCGGCCAGCCCGAAGCTCGGCGTGGTCGACGAGGACTTCCGGCCCATCGCGCCGGGCTCGGACGAGGTCGGCTACATCGTCCGCCGCGGTCACCTGCCCGTCGGCTACTGGAACGACCCGGAGAAGACCGCCAAGACCTTCCCCGTGGTCGACGGTCGACGCGTCTCGATACTGGGGGACATGGGCCAGATCCGCGAGGACGGCACGATCGTGTTCCTCGGCCGCGGGTCGGGATGCATCAACACCGGCGGGGAGAAGGTCTTCCCGGAGGAGGTCGAGCAGGCGATCAAGGCCCACCCGGCCGTACACGACGCGCTGGTCGCCGGGGCGCCGGACCCGCGCTACGGGCAGAAGGTCGCCGCCGTGGTCTCGTTCCGCGAGGGGCAGTCGGTCGGGCAGGACGAGCTGTCGGAGTTCCTGCGGCAGTCCCTGGCGAACTACAAGGTCCCCAAGGTGATCGTCGACGTGCCCGAGATCCGCCGGTCGCCCGCGGGCAAGGCCGACTACAAGTGGGCCAAGGACCAGCTGCCCGTGAGCTGACGAGAAGCGCTAGTCCGTCGCGAGGATCCGCTCGACCGCGCCCAGCGGGACCCCCATCCAGCTGGGCCGGTTGCGCGACTCGTACACCACCTCGTAGACGGCCTTGTCCAAGGTGTACGCCCGGAGGAGCGCGCCGGTCTCGCGCGGGTCGGAGTCGCTGACCTCGGCGTACCCGGCGCAGAACGCGTCGACGTTGCGATCCCGCCACTCGCGTGCCCGGAACCGCAACTGCCGGTCGTCGACCCCCACCAGCGTGTGCTGGGCGGCGTAGTCGAGGCTGCGCAGGATCCCGGCCACGTCGCGGGCGGGGGAGTCCGGCACCCGGCGCTCGGCCAGCGGGGCGGACGGTTCCCCCTCGAAGTCGATGATGATCCAGCGGTCCGGGGCCCGGAGGGTCTGGCCCAGGTGCAGGTCACCGTGGACGCGGTGGACCGGCACCGGCCCGGACCCCGCGAGCTCCTCGAAGACGGCTCGCGCGGCGTCGGCGAACCCGGCGAGTTCGGGCACCTCGGCCACCGCCCCGTCGAGCCGCGCCCGCATGCCCGCCACGATCTCGGCGCCGTCCCGGCTGCTGGTGCCGGTCGCGGCCGCGAGGTCGTCGTGGACCTGTGCCACAGCCGCCCCCATCCGCCGGGACTCGTCGGCGAAGTCGGTCCCCACCTCGTCCGCCAGCAGGTCGGCCTCTGCGAACAGGTCGCGCACGCTCGCCGTGGCCATCGCCCAGCCGTCGGCGGCGCCCGCGAGGAACTCCTGGGCCATGGCCAGGGTGGTGGGACCGGCGGCGGCCCCGCCCCCGGCGGCCCCGCCCCCGTCGGCCCCGCCCCCGTCGGCCTCGTCGTCGTCGAGTTCCACCCAGCCCCGCAGCGACGCGACGGCCGGGCACTGCCGGTCAGCCAGCGCGGCGTGGAGCTCCACGTCGGGGTTCAGGCCGGGTTGGACCAGTCGGAACACCTTGACCATGAGATCGTCGCCGAACACCAGGGACGAGTTGGACTGTTCGCCCTCGAGCAGCCTCCCGCGGACGGGCTCAGGGGCCGGGGCGCCCTCCACCAGGCGGAATCGCAGACCCCCCACGAGGTCCTGCGCGGCCAGGTGGGTCACGAGTGACTCGGTCCCGCGCGGGTCGCGCAGTCCGTCGTAGACGACCGGTGAGGCGCCCTCCGGGGTCAGGGGGAGCGTCCGGCGGTCGTCGGGCAGGGACTCCGCGGTGGCCAGCGGGACCTGGTAGCGCTGCGGTCGGCCGTCCACCTCCACGTCCACCAGCAGGTGCTCCACCAGGACGTCCTCGTGGTCCAGCAGGACCGCGCGCCGGGCGATCCGCACCGCGGACAGGCGCCTGCCCTTGCCCGCGAACCACCGCTGCGCGGGAAGCCAGTCGGTCAGCAGGGTGACCATGGTGTCGTCGTCGACCGGGGGGATGCTCATGGCGTGCCTCTCATGCCGGTGTCTCGGTGGGACTGCGCAGTTCCAGCCAGTAGAAGCCGTACCCGGGGAGGGTGAGCTGATACGGGTCGGCGTCGATCTCGGGGAACGGGACGCCGCCGGTGAGCTCGGTGGGTCGGCGGCCGGCGAACTCGGACAGGTCCAGACGCACGGCCTGCGGGAACCGCGAGAGGTTGTTGACGCACAGGATCACGTCCGCCTGCGGGTCCTCCTCGGGGGACCCCATCGTCCGGAGGTAGGCCAGGATGCTCGGGTTGGACCCACCCAGGTCGACGAACTCACCGCGTCCGAACGCGGGGTGGCTCTTGCGCACGTGGATCATGCGACGCGTCCAGTGCAGCAGGCTGGCGGTGGAGTTGAGCTGCGCCTCCACGTTGACCCCCTGGTACCCGTACTGCGGGTCCATGATCACCGGAAGGTACAGCCGGCCCGGGTCGCAGCGGGAGAAGCCGGCGTTGCGGTCGGGGCTCCACTGCATGGGTGTGCGGACGGCGTCACGGTCGCCGAGCCAGATGTTGTCGCCCATCCCGATCTCGTCGCCGTAGTAGAGCACCGGCGACCCGGGCAGGCTGAGCAGCAGCGCCGAGAACAGTTCCAACTGGTTGTGGTCGCCATCGAGGAGCGGGGCCAGGCGCCGCCGGATGCCGATGTTGGCCTTCATCCGTGGGTCCTTGGCGTACTCGGCGTACATGTAGTCGCGTTCCTCGTCCGTGACCATCTCGAGCGTCAGCTCGTCGTGGTTGCGCAGGAAGATGCCCCACTGCGCCGAGGAGGGGATGTCGGGGGTGTGCGCGAGGATCTCGGTGACCGGGAACCGGGACTGGCGCCGCACCGCCATGAAGATCCGCGGCATCAGCGGGAAGTGGAAGGCCATGTGGCACTCGTCGCCCACCTCGGGCTCGCCGAAGTACTCGACCACGTCCTCGGGCCACTGGTTGGCCTCGGCCAGCAGGACCCGCCCGGGGTACTCCTCGTCCACCACCGCCCGGCACCTGCGGAGGAACTCGTGGGTCTCCGGCAGGTTCTCGCAGTTGGTGCCGTCGCGCTCGAAGAGGTACGGCACGGCGTCCAGTCGGAACCCGTCGATCCCCAGGTCCAGCCAGAAGCGCAGGACGTCGATCATCGCGTCCTGGACCTCGGGATTGTCGTAGTTGAGGTCGGGCTGGTGGGAGAAGAAGCGGTGCCAGTAGAACTGCCCCCGCACCGGGTCGTAGGTCCAGTTGGACGTCTCGGTGTCGACGAAGATGATGCGGGCGTCCGGGTACCGGGTGTCGTCGTCGGACCACACGTAGAAGTCCCCGTACGGCCCGGTGGGGTCGGAGCGCGACTCGGTGAACCAGGCGTGGGTGTCGGAGGTGTGGTTCATCACCAGGTCGGTGATCACCCGGATGCCCCGCTGGTGGGCCTGGTCGAGGAATTCGACGAAGTCCTCGACGGTGCCGAACTCGGGCAACACGGCGCGGAAATCGCGGATGTCGTATCCGCCGTCGCGCAGCGGCGAGTCGTAGAACGGCGGCAGCCACAAACAGTCCACCCCGAGCCACTCGAGGTAGTCGAGCTTCTCCGTGAGCCCGCGCAGGTCTCCGGTGCCGTTGCCGTCCGAGTCGTTGAACGCCCTGACCAGGACCTCGTAGAAGACCGCGGACTTGTACCAGTCTCGATCGATCTCGAGCTCGGCCGCGTGCCGGTAGCTGTCGGCGCTGGGCTCGACCACGTGCCCGTCGTCGGTGAGCTCGGGCTCCGCGTGCCGGGGATCGGGGTGCCGGGGATCGGACGGGTGCGGGTCGGCCTGGTGTGGGTCGGCATGAAGTTGGTCAGCCCGGTGGCGCGACATCGGAGACATGGGGGCGAGCCTACGGGCCAGTACGATCCGTTGCATGTGGAAAACCGGCCCGACGGAGCGCATCCGCGGCCTGAGGAGCGTGGATCCCGCGCGGTCGTACCGCGGGCGGCACGGCCGCCGGGCGCGCGCGCTCGCGGCGCTGTTGGACGGCGGCGACGACGAGGTGGTCGTCCGCCCGTGGGAGGTACGACTGCCCAGGACGGTCATCCTCGCCGCGGCCCGGAGCAGGGGGCTGGAGCCGGTCGGCGTCCCGGGGGAGCTCGCGAGACGCGGGCCGTGGTCGGATCCGATGCGCTTCGTCCGGTCGGACGGCGCCGGTTCGGCGGATCCGCGATGAGCGTCGGATGGGCGCTGGTCCTGGTGGCGCTGCTGCCGATCGCCGCGTGGCTGGTGGCCCTCGCAGCGGTGGCCGGACGCCGGGCGCTGCGACGCCGAGGGGACGACCAGGCGCGACGCCGGCGGCTGTCGCGGATGTTGGGGTCCGCCGACCTCGTCGTGGTCCCCACCTCGGACGTCGATCTGCCGGAGTCCACCGTCCTGGCCGTCGCCACCGAGGCGGGGATGCGGTTTCTGGGGTATGAGCGCACCGATTCCCCGCTGCGTCGACGCGTGGGGGTGTTCGTGCGGGCCGGGGGAGAGGTGGACGCCGTGATCCGCGGCGACGCGACCCCCCGGTAGCGTTGCGCCCATGCGCATCGGAATGGCTCTCAACTACAGCGGCGGGTTCGCCGAGACGGCCGCGGAGGCCGCCGACCTCGAGCGGGCGGGGCTGGACATCGCGTTCGTGCCCGAGGCCTACTCGTTCGACGCGGTGAGCCAGCTCGGCTACCTCGCGGCCAAGACCTCGACCATGGAACTGGCCTCGGGAATCCTGCAGATCTACACGCGCACGCCCACCCTGACCGCCATGACCGCCGCCGGCCTGGACTTCGTCTCCGACGGCCGCTTCACCCTGGGCCTCGGTGCCTCGGGTCCGCAGGTCGTCGAGGGATTCCACGGCGTGCGTTACGACGCCCCGCTCGCCCGGACGCGCGAGGTCATCGAGATCTGCCGCAAGGTGTGGCGCCGGGAGAAGGTCGTGCACGACGGGGCCAAGTACCAGATCCCGCTGCCCGCAGACCAGGGCACCGGCCTGGGCAAGCCGCTCAAGCTCATCAACCACCCGGTGCGGGAGTCCATCCCGATCGTGCTGGCGGCGCTCGGACCGAAGAACGTCGAGCTGGCCGCCGAGATCGCCGACGGGTGGCAGCCGCTGTTCTTCCACCCCGAGAAGGCACACCTCGCGTGGGGCGACCCGCTGGCCAAGGGACGTGCGAAGCGTGATCCCTCGCTCGGTGACCTCGAGGTCTACGCCGGGCCGCCGCTGGCGATCTGCGAGGAGAGCGAGGTGCCGGGTTACCTCGATTTCGTGCGGCCGCACCTGGCCCTCTACATCGGTGGGATGGGCGCCCGGGGCAAGAACTTCTACAACGAACTCGCGTGCCGCTACGGCTACGAGGCCGAGGCCGCCCGCATCCAGGACCTGTACCTGGACGGCAAGAAGGACGAGGCCGCCGCGGCGGTGCCGGACGAGCTGGTCCGGTCGGTCTCACTGATCGGCCCCGAGTCGTACGTGGCCGAGCGGGTCGGGGCGTTCCGTGAGGCCGGGGCCACGACCCTCACGGTCGTCCCGATGGCGATGGACGCCGCCGGTCGGATCCGGTTGGTGGAGCGGTTCCGCGATCTCTGCTGACCGGGTCGTGGTCAGGCGAGGTCGACCACCACGTTCTTGAGGACGGGAGCGTCGTCGCGATCGGCCACCGTGGCCGCGACGAGCAGGCGCGAGGCGTCCTCCCACACCCGGATGCGCATGGTCTCGCCCGGGAAGAAGATGCCGCCGAACGTCACGCCGTAGCCGCTGACCCGCTCGACGTCCCCCTCCAGGACGTGGTCCACGACAGCACGCAACACCATCCCGTAGGAGCACAGGCCGTGGAGGATCGGCCTCGGGAACCCGGCCGCCTCGGCGAACGCCGGATCCGAGTGCAGCGGGTTGCGGTCGCCGCAGAGGCGGTAGAGCAGCGCCTGCTGGGGCAGGCTCGCGACCTCGATGGTGTGGTCGGCCTCCCGCTCGGGGTACTCGACCTTCTCCGAGGTTCCTCGCTCGCCCCCGAATCCGCCCTCCCCGCGCGCGAAGATCCCGGACCGCGAGGTCCACAGCTTCTCACCGTCGGCGGAGACGGTCTCGGACTCCTGGATGATCACGGCCGCCGAGCCCTTGTCCTGGATCTCGGCGATCCTGGTCGTGGTGACGGCGGTGCCGGCAGCGGGGATGGGCCGGTGCAGGCGGACCGCTTGGCTTCCGTGGACGACCTTCGCCAGGTCGATCTCCACCCCGGGGAAGGACACCCTCGGCGCCTCGGTGACGTTCATCGTGGCCGCGACGGTGGCGAACGACGGCAGCACCTTCGGGTTCGTGTCGTCCACGTACCGCAGCCCGGCCGTGTCCATGGGGTCACCGGCGGCACCGACTCCGAGCGCGTACAGCGCCACGTCGGAGGCGGTCCAGGAGAACTCCTGCGAGGGGAGTTCGGCTCCCAGGGCCGTCGAGAGGTCGATCGGCACGGTCAGACTCCCGTCTTGTCGATGGTGGTGGGGGCGGCGGCGGTGGAGTCGGCTGTGGCGCCGGCCAGAATGTGCTCGACCGCGAGGTAACCGAACACCATCGCGGGACCGATGGTCGCCCCGGGCCCGGCGTAGGTGTGCCCCATGACCGGCGACGACGCGTTTCCGGCCGCGTAGAGCCCCTCGATCACGGAGCCGTCCGACCGGAGCACCCGGCCGTGGACATCGGTGGTCGCGCCGCCCTTGGTCCCGAGGTCCCCGGGCACCATCTTGACGGCGAAGAACGGGGCCTTGCGGACGGGCCCGAGGCTCGGGTTGGGCTTGTTGGTGGGGTCGCCGTAGTAGTGGTCGTACCCCGAGACCCCGCGCTGGAAGTCCTCGTCGACGCCCTTCTCGGCGAAGCCGTTGAACCGCGTGGCCGTCCGTTCCAGGGCGTCGGCCGGGACCCCGATCAGGCCGGCGAGTTCGGCGAGGGTGTCCGCTTTGTGGAAGTTCTCCGTCTCGAGCCACTTCTTCGGCAGCGGTTGTTTCGCCTGTAGTCCGGCGAAGAGGTACCGGTTCTTGTACTCCTGGTCGAAGATGAGCCAGGCCGGGACGTTCTCGCCCTCGGCCCCCTCCTGGCCGGCCGGGGCCTGACCGTACTCGCCGCCGTACATCCGGTGGCCGGCCTCGACGTACGGCAGCGACTCGTTCATGAACCGCTCGCCGCGTGAGTTGACGAGGAACGAGCAGGGCAGGGACCGCTCGGCGAGCGCGAACCACGGGCCGCGGGGGAGCAGGATCGTGGGACCCCACCAGGCGTCCTCCATGAGGGCCAGCTCCGCACCCACCTTCTCCATGAACTCGATGCCCTCGCCGGTGTTGCCGGCGGCGCCGACCGTCCAGGAGGTGGGGATGGGCTGACGCTGGTACTTGTCCCGCATCTCCTGGTTGTGCTCGAACCCTCCCGAGCCGATGATCACGCCCCGACGGGCGCGGAGGGTCTGCTCCTCCCCGCCGCGGGTCACGGTGATGCCCACGACCCGCTCCTCCAGGCCACTGCCCTCGGTGACCAGTCCGGTCATCGGGGTGTCGAGCCACACCGGGACGCCGGCGTCGAGGAGGCCCTTGCGCAGGGCGCCGATGAGGGCGCGGCCCATGCCCACCATGTTGGCGCCGCGGGCCTTGGCCACCAGCATGCGCATCGTCACGCGGACGGAGCGTCGGAAGCCCTTGGTGGTGGGGCGTTGGAGCAGGTTGAGCCAGCGGTAGTCCGACTGCTTGACCACCATGTTCGCCGGGGCCTTGGCGTAGGGGGGCTCGAGCCTCGACGCCTCGGAGCCCAGCCGGCGGAGGTCGAACGGCCTGGGCTCGACGGACCTGCCACCGAGTCGTCCCCCCGGCGCCTCGGGGTAGTAGTCGGAGTAGTCCACCACCCACTCCAGCTCGAGGGGGGAGTTGGCGAGGACGAAGTCGAGGACCTCGGGGCCGCGGTCGACGTACGCGTCGATCCTCTCCGGGGCCACGACGTCGCCGATGATCGAGCGCAGATAGGTGCGGGCGGCCTCCGGGGTGTCCTGGACCCCGTCCCGCCTGAGGACGGAGTTCCCCGGGATCCACACGCCGCCTCCGGACCGGGCGGTGGAGCCACCGTAGTGAGGCGCCTTCTCCACGAGGACCACGCTGAGGCCCTTCTTCGCTGCTGCGAGGGCGGCCGTCATGCCTGCTCCACCGCTACCGACGACGACGACGTCGAACTCCTGGTCTGCCATGTAGAACACGTTATAGAACCGGGGGCTCGAGCGCCAGACGATCGAGGTAGCATCCCCGTCATGCTCACCGAGGAGACCCGCGCCACACTCGCACAGCGACTCTGGGATGCCGAGGCCGACGTGGCGCCCATCGCGCCGCTCACCGCCGACCATCCCGGGATGACCCCGGACGACGCCTTCGAGATCCAGCTCGTCAACATCCGTCGAAAGCTGGAGGCCGGCGCGGTCGTCACCGGCCACAAGGTGGGTCTGGCCTCCAAGGCCATGCAGGAGATGATGGGCGTCGACGAACCGGACTACGGCCATCTCCTCGACACGATGGAGTATCCGGAGGGCGAGCCGGTCGAGGCCGCGCGGTTCTGCTTCCCGCGCGTGGAGGTCGAGGTGGGGTTCATCCTCGGTGCCGACATCCCTCCGGA is a window from the Dietzia sp. JS16-p6b genome containing:
- a CDS encoding AMP-binding protein: MTEAADHSTDPLAGTNPEMNQAAVFEAVVDTIPDNPLLTMDGVEYSYRQIDELANRMGHLLRAHGAEPRSHVALYMKNSTAHMAAILGCMKIRVAGINVNFRYTPPELVYLFNDSKSIAVLVDAEFAETMAAAIPDLETVRTVIVFGGVPEVLASACAAKGLTVVDGDTEWPAQSAERDFEPVRGDDHWIVYTGGTTGFPKGVQWHMSDYFYACLSGGNPYGDKRHSPAEVAENISPDGGLKVVISAPLMHGAGLFTLLTFVNLGGHLIMFREFDAAEIVRATAEHKAHILMFVGDGMAVPLTDELVKATETMDFSTLFMMASGGGIWSKSSRERVLEVLPNIIIRDNFGASEAGNDGELGMNESGEMTIPASPKLGVVDEDFRPIAPGSDEVGYIVRRGHLPVGYWNDPEKTAKTFPVVDGRRVSILGDMGQIREDGTIVFLGRGSGCINTGGEKVFPEEVEQAIKAHPAVHDALVAGAPDPRYGQKVAAVVSFREGQSVGQDELSEFLRQSLANYKVPKVIVDVPEIRRSPAGKADYKWAKDQLPVS
- the treS gene encoding maltose alpha-D-glucosyltransferase; the protein is MSRHRADQLHADPHQADPHPSDPRHPDPRHAEPELTDDGHVVEPSADSYRHAAELEIDRDWYKSAVFYEVLVRAFNDSDGNGTGDLRGLTEKLDYLEWLGVDCLWLPPFYDSPLRDGGYDIRDFRAVLPEFGTVEDFVEFLDQAHQRGIRVITDLVMNHTSDTHAWFTESRSDPTGPYGDFYVWSDDDTRYPDARIIFVDTETSNWTYDPVRGQFYWHRFFSHQPDLNYDNPEVQDAMIDVLRFWLDLGIDGFRLDAVPYLFERDGTNCENLPETHEFLRRCRAVVDEEYPGRVLLAEANQWPEDVVEYFGEPEVGDECHMAFHFPLMPRIFMAVRRQSRFPVTEILAHTPDIPSSAQWGIFLRNHDELTLEMVTDEERDYMYAEYAKDPRMKANIGIRRRLAPLLDGDHNQLELFSALLLSLPGSPVLYYGDEIGMGDNIWLGDRDAVRTPMQWSPDRNAGFSRCDPGRLYLPVIMDPQYGYQGVNVEAQLNSTASLLHWTRRMIHVRKSHPAFGRGEFVDLGGSNPSILAYLRTMGSPEEDPQADVILCVNNLSRFPQAVRLDLSEFAGRRPTELTGGVPFPEIDADPYQLTLPGYGFYWLELRSPTETPA
- a CDS encoding LLM class F420-dependent oxidoreductase; this encodes MRIGMALNYSGGFAETAAEAADLERAGLDIAFVPEAYSFDAVSQLGYLAAKTSTMELASGILQIYTRTPTLTAMTAAGLDFVSDGRFTLGLGASGPQVVEGFHGVRYDAPLARTREVIEICRKVWRREKVVHDGAKYQIPLPADQGTGLGKPLKLINHPVRESIPIVLAALGPKNVELAAEIADGWQPLFFHPEKAHLAWGDPLAKGRAKRDPSLGDLEVYAGPPLAICEESEVPGYLDFVRPHLALYIGGMGARGKNFYNELACRYGYEAEAARIQDLYLDGKKDEAAAAVPDELVRSVSLIGPESYVAERVGAFREAGATTLTVVPMAMDAAGRIRLVERFRDLC
- a CDS encoding MaoC/PaaZ C-terminal domain-containing protein, coding for MPIDLSTALGAELPSQEFSWTASDVALYALGVGAAGDPMDTAGLRYVDDTNPKVLPSFATVAATMNVTEAPRVSFPGVEIDLAKVVHGSQAVRLHRPIPAAGTAVTTTRIAEIQDKGSAAVIIQESETVSADGEKLWTSRSGIFARGEGGFGGERGTSEKVEYPEREADHTIEVASLPQQALLYRLCGDRNPLHSDPAFAEAAGFPRPILHGLCSYGMVLRAVVDHVLEGDVERVSGYGVTFGGIFFPGETMRIRVWEDASRLLVAATVADRDDAPVLKNVVVDLA
- the kstD gene encoding 3-oxosteroid 1-dehydrogenase, whose protein sequence is MADQEFDVVVVGSGGAGMTAALAAAKKGLSVVLVEKAPHYGGSTARSGGGVWIPGNSVLRRDGVQDTPEAARTYLRSIIGDVVAPERIDAYVDRGPEVLDFVLANSPLELEWVVDYSDYYPEAPGGRLGGRSVEPRPFDLRRLGSEASRLEPPYAKAPANMVVKQSDYRWLNLLQRPTTKGFRRSVRVTMRMLVAKARGANMVGMGRALIGALRKGLLDAGVPVWLDTPMTGLVTEGSGLEERVVGITVTRGGEEQTLRARRGVIIGSGGFEHNQEMRDKYQRQPIPTSWTVGAAGNTGEGIEFMEKVGAELALMEDAWWGPTILLPRGPWFALAERSLPCSFLVNSRGERFMNESLPYVEAGHRMYGGEYGQAPAGQEGAEGENVPAWLIFDQEYKNRYLFAGLQAKQPLPKKWLETENFHKADTLAELAGLIGVPADALERTATRFNGFAEKGVDEDFQRGVSGYDHYYGDPTNKPNPSLGPVRKAPFFAVKMVPGDLGTKGGATTDVHGRVLRSDGSVIEGLYAAGNASSPVMGHTYAGPGATIGPAMVFGYLAVEHILAGATADSTAAAPTTIDKTGV